Proteins from one Bradyrhizobium roseum genomic window:
- a CDS encoding VOC family protein has protein sequence MIDHIGFPVSDYARAKAFYLKALAPLDYSLVMEITPEEHGHDPAAGFGANGKPDFWIGGEGGLNKPLHVAIVAKDRATVDAFYKAAMAAGGRDNGAPGIRAHYHPNYYGAFVLDPDGHNIEAVCHAPV, from the coding sequence ATGATCGACCACATCGGATTTCCGGTTTCGGATTATGCGCGCGCCAAGGCCTTCTATCTGAAAGCGCTGGCGCCGCTCGACTACAGCCTCGTGATGGAGATTACGCCGGAGGAACACGGCCACGATCCCGCCGCGGGGTTCGGCGCCAACGGAAAGCCAGATTTCTGGATCGGCGGCGAAGGCGGGCTGAACAAGCCGCTGCATGTCGCAATTGTAGCGAAGGACCGTGCGACGGTCGACGCCTTCTACAAGGCCGCGATGGCTGCCGGCGGACGCGACAACGGCGCGCCCGGCATTCGCGCGCATTATCACCCGAACTATTACGGCGCCTTTGTGCTCGACCCCGACGGGCACAACATCGAGGCCGTCTGCCACGCGCCGGTTTAA
- a CDS encoding ABC transporter ATP-binding protein/permease, with protein sequence MGKASVTSSAKKSAAKKTAGAGNKPDPGAETPDSQEKSEFVEVTAESGDHVDPPPPEVVEHDPELSPEEAEQARKDYLLTRFWISARGYWGKTGDRLAWVFTIGLLLLIVANVGFQYGINVWNRAIFDAIEKRDSATVYYLAAVFFPLAVGSVLLGVAQVFGRMGIQRRWRAWLTNAVISRWLANGRYYQLNLVGGDHKNPEYRIAEDLRIATDSPVDFVAGVTSAFLSAATFIVVLWTIGGALTVTLGGSTIIIPGFLVIAAVIYAAIASGSILTIGRSFVQVSEDKNQAEAEYRYALTRVRENGESIALLGGEQEERDGIDKTFTKVLQQWARLAGQHMRTTLVSQGSSLIAPIVPLLLCAPKFLDGSMTLGQVMQAASAFTIVQTAFGWLVDNYPRLADWNACARRIASLMMSLDGLERAERGDGIGRIKRGETEVGGPMLSLQDFSVTLDDGTAVVGETEVAIGPGERLLVAGESGTGKSTLVRALAGLWPWGGGHVNFHPDRRLFMLPQKPYIPSGTLRRAIAYPGAADDWTIEAIGEALHKVGLDHLKEKIEEDGPWDQTLSGGEKQRLAFARLLLHNPDIVVLDEATSALDEKSQDKMMEIVVNELPNATIVSVAHRVELEAFHSRKIVLERRKGGAKLVSDIDLIPRKGKRRLLGRFLRNRKATKKAA encoded by the coding sequence ATGGGCAAAGCATCCGTCACATCATCCGCGAAGAAATCCGCTGCGAAAAAGACCGCAGGCGCAGGCAACAAACCGGACCCCGGCGCAGAGACGCCGGATTCGCAGGAAAAATCCGAATTCGTCGAGGTGACCGCCGAAAGCGGCGACCATGTCGATCCGCCGCCGCCGGAAGTCGTCGAGCACGATCCGGAATTGTCGCCGGAAGAGGCCGAGCAGGCCCGCAAGGATTATCTGCTGACGCGGTTCTGGATCAGCGCGCGCGGCTATTGGGGGAAGACGGGCGACCGGCTGGCGTGGGTGTTCACGATCGGTCTTCTGCTGCTGATCGTCGCCAATGTCGGCTTCCAGTACGGCATCAACGTCTGGAATCGCGCGATCTTCGACGCCATCGAGAAGCGCGATTCCGCTACCGTGTATTATCTCGCGGCGGTGTTCTTTCCACTGGCGGTCGGCAGCGTGCTGCTCGGCGTGGCGCAGGTATTCGGCCGCATGGGCATCCAGCGCCGCTGGCGCGCCTGGCTGACCAATGCGGTGATCTCGCGCTGGCTCGCCAACGGCCGCTACTATCAGCTCAACCTCGTCGGCGGCGATCACAAGAACCCGGAATATCGCATCGCCGAGGATCTGCGCATTGCGACCGACTCGCCGGTCGATTTCGTCGCCGGCGTCACCTCGGCTTTCCTGTCGGCCGCCACTTTCATCGTCGTGCTGTGGACGATCGGCGGCGCCTTGACGGTGACGCTGGGCGGCTCGACGATCATCATCCCCGGCTTCCTGGTGATTGCGGCCGTGATCTACGCCGCCATCGCTTCCGGCTCGATCCTGACGATCGGCCGCAGCTTCGTGCAGGTGTCCGAGGACAAGAACCAGGCCGAGGCCGAGTATCGCTACGCGCTGACGCGCGTGCGCGAGAACGGCGAAAGCATTGCGCTGCTCGGCGGCGAACAGGAAGAGCGCGACGGCATCGACAAGACGTTTACGAAGGTGCTGCAGCAATGGGCGCGGCTGGCCGGCCAGCACATGCGCACCACGCTGGTGTCGCAGGGCTCCAGCCTGATCGCGCCGATCGTGCCGCTGCTGCTGTGCGCGCCGAAATTCCTCGACGGCAGCATGACGCTCGGGCAGGTGATGCAGGCGGCTTCCGCCTTCACCATCGTGCAGACCGCGTTCGGCTGGCTGGTCGACAATTATCCGCGGCTGGCAGACTGGAACGCCTGCGCGCGCCGCATCGCTTCCCTGATGATGTCGCTCGACGGGCTCGAACGCGCCGAGCGCGGCGACGGCATCGGCCGCATCAAGCGCGGCGAGACCGAGGTCGGCGGTCCGATGCTGAGCCTGCAGGATTTCTCGGTCACGCTGGATGATGGCACCGCGGTCGTGGGCGAAACCGAAGTGGCGATCGGACCCGGCGAGCGCCTGCTGGTGGCCGGCGAATCCGGCACCGGCAAGAGCACGCTGGTGCGCGCGCTGGCGGGGCTATGGCCATGGGGCGGCGGCCACGTCAATTTTCATCCCGATCGCCGGCTCTTCATGCTGCCGCAGAAGCCCTACATCCCATCCGGCACGCTGCGCCGCGCCATCGCCTACCCCGGCGCCGCCGACGACTGGACGATTGAGGCGATCGGCGAAGCGCTGCACAAGGTCGGCCTTGACCACCTCAAGGAGAAGATCGAGGAAGACGGACCGTGGGACCAGACGCTGTCCGGCGGCGAAAAGCAGCGGCTGGCGTTCGCCCGCCTGCTGCTGCACAACCCCGACATCGTGGTGCTGGACGAGGCGACCTCGGCGCTCGACGAAAAGAGCCAGGACAAGATGATGGAGATCGTCGTCAACGAACTGCCGAACGCCACCATCGTCAGCGTGGCCCACCGCGTCGAGCTGGAGGCGTTCCACAGCCGAAAGATCGTGCTGGAACGGCGCAAGGGCGGCGCCAAACTCGTCAGCGACATCGACCTGATCCCGCGCAAGGGCAAGCGCCGCCTGCTCGGCCGCTTCCTGCGCAACCGCAAGGCAACGAAGAAGGCGGCGTGA
- a CDS encoding FkbM family methyltransferase produces MTPHHDSAPAPFGAFAPNAAQAAIILLAHRSQLKRGAFRPTLSRLVSLLRAGPVDMRYQDASFRFYHQASATERGALFNPAYNIEELDFLRAHVPAGGVFVDIGANVGTYALALAGHVGPGGKVIAIEPHPVTHARLAFNSAASGYAQVKLVAAAAGPADGELLIETDGDNLGASHIVSGESSGNAIKVPSLRLQRILEDAGVARVDALKIDIEGFEDRVLTGFFAGAPQALWPRAVAIEHLSKDEWLGDCIADMRARGYAEKGRTRSNTLLARG; encoded by the coding sequence TTGACGCCCCATCACGATTCCGCCCCCGCGCCGTTCGGCGCGTTCGCCCCGAATGCCGCGCAGGCCGCGATCATTTTGCTGGCGCACCGCTCGCAGCTGAAACGCGGCGCGTTTCGGCCGACGCTCTCGCGACTGGTAAGCCTGCTGCGCGCGGGACCCGTCGATATGCGATACCAGGACGCCTCGTTCCGCTTCTACCACCAGGCCAGCGCCACCGAGCGCGGCGCGCTGTTCAATCCCGCCTACAACATCGAGGAGCTGGATTTCTTGCGTGCGCATGTTCCGGCCGGCGGCGTCTTCGTCGATATCGGCGCCAATGTCGGCACCTATGCGCTGGCGCTTGCTGGCCACGTCGGTCCCGGCGGCAAGGTGATCGCGATCGAGCCGCACCCGGTGACACATGCGCGGCTTGCCTTCAATAGTGCCGCGTCGGGCTATGCCCAGGTGAAACTGGTCGCGGCCGCCGCCGGCCCTGCCGACGGCGAATTGCTGATCGAGACCGACGGCGACAATCTCGGCGCCAGCCACATCGTGTCGGGCGAGAGCTCCGGCAACGCGATCAAAGTGCCGTCGCTGCGGCTGCAGCGTATCCTGGAGGACGCCGGCGTCGCGCGTGTCGATGCGCTCAAGATCGACATTGAGGGGTTTGAGGATCGCGTGTTGACCGGCTTCTTCGCCGGGGCGCCACAAGCCCTGTGGCCCCGCGCGGTGGCGATCGAGCATCTGTCAAAGGACGAGTGGCTGGGCGACTGCATCGCCGACATGCGGGCGCGCGGCTATGCCGAAAAAGGCAGAACCCGCAGCAATACGTTGCTGGCGCGAGGCTGA